In Geobacillus kaustophilus, a genomic segment contains:
- the tnpC gene encoding IS66 family transposase — protein sequence MATVVFDFQQAVFTLESMVAKIQRQAQTIEKLVRENEQLRQENQRLRQETQQLKARIAELEACTKKNSTHSHLPPSSDRFVAKSPSRQPSQKQPGGQPGHRGTTLRQVPNPDHRVLHRVTQCKGCGHSLEHVAPLQVDIRQVFDLPVVRMEVTQHEREVKGCPECHLVQQAEFPFYVTNHVQYGPAITSLVLYWNHAQLIPYERVTEMVKALVDHSISAGTVVNMTRRWLPVVEAAIKEIDAALLASKTLHVDETSLRVNGKNQWVHVASTAKVTRYGLHRSRGKKATDDIGILPRYKGTMVHDAYSVYPMYTEASHALCHAHHLRELRAYTELYGHSWSKEMTEALLEMKQAVENAGGALPEEEVRYWEAVYDELLANGRRELEERCRQGKHEGARNAQNFIQRLEKRKQEALLFLRKKEVPFDHNQAERDLRMVKVKQKISGTFRQEDDAEAFCVMRSVISTLQKHGKPVWESLQRLLSGESLQTILHSS from the coding sequence ATGGCAACCGTTGTTTTTGATTTCCAACAAGCCGTTTTTACACTCGAAAGCATGGTCGCAAAAATTCAGCGCCAAGCACAAACGATTGAAAAACTCGTTCGAGAAAACGAGCAACTACGTCAAGAAAACCAACGGCTTCGACAAGAAACCCAACAATTGAAAGCACGTATTGCAGAATTAGAAGCCTGTACGAAAAAAAACAGCACCCATAGCCATTTGCCGCCGTCTTCTGACCGGTTTGTGGCGAAATCTCCTTCTCGCCAACCGTCGCAGAAACAGCCGGGAGGGCAGCCGGGGCACCGAGGAACGACGCTCCGCCAAGTACCAAACCCTGACCACCGAGTCCTTCACCGCGTGACCCAATGCAAAGGATGTGGTCACTCTCTAGAACATGTTGCTCCGCTTCAAGTAGACATTCGCCAAGTGTTCGACCTTCCCGTGGTTCGCATGGAAGTGACTCAACACGAACGGGAAGTAAAGGGGTGTCCGGAATGTCATCTCGTCCAGCAGGCGGAGTTCCCTTTTTATGTCACAAATCATGTCCAGTACGGTCCAGCCATCACTTCCCTTGTTTTATACTGGAATCATGCGCAGTTGATCCCGTACGAGCGTGTCACGGAGATGGTCAAAGCGCTAGTGGATCATTCGATAAGTGCAGGCACAGTCGTGAACATGACGAGACGGTGGCTGCCTGTGGTAGAAGCAGCGATCAAAGAGATCGACGCGGCGCTGCTCGCTTCCAAGACGTTGCACGTCGATGAAACGAGCCTGCGTGTGAACGGAAAGAACCAATGGGTGCACGTGGCTTCCACTGCCAAGGTCACCCGATACGGACTTCATCGCTCTCGTGGAAAGAAAGCGACGGACGACATCGGGATCTTGCCACGGTACAAAGGAACGATGGTACACGATGCGTATTCGGTGTACCCGATGTACACAGAGGCGAGCCATGCGCTTTGCCACGCCCATCATCTCCGGGAGCTTCGGGCATATACAGAACTTTACGGCCATTCATGGTCGAAAGAGATGACCGAAGCGCTGTTAGAGATGAAACAGGCGGTGGAGAACGCGGGCGGAGCTCTACCGGAAGAGGAAGTCCGGTATTGGGAAGCCGTGTACGACGAGCTTCTAGCGAATGGCCGCCGAGAACTCGAGGAGCGTTGCCGACAAGGCAAGCATGAAGGCGCCCGCAACGCGCAGAATTTCATCCAGCGTCTAGAAAAGCGCAAGCAAGAAGCGCTTCTCTTCCTGCGAAAGAAAGAAGTACCGTTTGACCACAACCAAGCCGAGCGCGATTTGCGGATGGTGAAAGTCAAACAAAAAATTTCCGGAACGTTTCGTCAGGAAGACGATGCCGAGGCTTTCTGTGTCATGCGCAGCGTCATTTCTACCCTGCAAAAACACGGAAAGCCGGTTTGGGAATCGTTGCAACGACTTCTAAGTGGGGAGTCTCTCCAAACGATTCTCCATTCCTCCTAG
- a CDS encoding multicopper oxidase family protein — translation MKKWLLGAIFAGVVAIGAACSNPSSMQGHDMSDMNMKKENTSAETSKQQLPLATHTEVLSGKEIHLTAKEALLPINDQVKLPVYTYNGSVPGAQIRAKQGDKVKIVVKNELPEPTTIHWHGYPVPNNQDGVPGVTMDAIQPGETFTYEFTATVPGTYWYHSHQKSAEQVDKGLYGTLIVEPKNEEKVDRDYTLVLDEWMSDPNEESHMDMNMSGMNHSDMGHGNRSDGQQMDMSNMGHNMNMYDLFTINGKSGAAIEPLKVKKGEKVRLRLVNAGYMSHKLHLHGHEFKIVATDGQPLKNPQPIKDELLNIAPGERYDIEFIANNPGEWLLECHGNMKGTDGMKVKIQYEGQASNTDKANAKENLPVVDITTYGKYETGPFTLDQKYDVEYTMDLGTAMGKNGMIFTINGKTYPDTAPINVKTGDLVKVKIVNNSPMDVHPMHLHGHFFQVLSKNGKPVTGSPLIKDSLNVNPGEEYVVAFKADNPGNWMFHCHDLHHASAGMVTEVKYADYKSDYTPDPNDTTNKGE, via the coding sequence ATGAAGAAATGGCTGCTTGGCGCCATTTTCGCAGGAGTAGTGGCGATTGGCGCAGCTTGCTCAAATCCATCTTCCATGCAGGGACACGACATGTCCGACATGAATATGAAAAAAGAAAATACTTCCGCAGAAACGAGCAAGCAGCAATTGCCTTTAGCAACCCATACAGAAGTATTATCTGGGAAAGAAATTCACCTTACTGCGAAGGAAGCATTATTACCCATCAATGATCAAGTCAAGCTCCCGGTATACACGTATAATGGATCCGTGCCCGGTGCACAAATCCGCGCGAAGCAAGGAGACAAAGTAAAAATCGTAGTAAAAAATGAATTGCCGGAACCGACAACGATTCACTGGCACGGCTATCCTGTTCCAAATAATCAAGATGGAGTACCGGGTGTCACAATGGACGCCATTCAACCTGGTGAAACGTTTACGTATGAATTTACAGCAACCGTGCCGGGAACGTATTGGTATCATTCCCATCAAAAAAGCGCAGAGCAAGTGGACAAAGGATTGTACGGCACGTTGATCGTCGAACCAAAAAATGAGGAAAAAGTGGATCGGGACTATACTCTTGTGTTAGACGAATGGATGAGCGACCCGAACGAAGAAAGCCATATGGACATGAATATGAGCGGCATGAACCATAGCGATATGGGACATGGAAATCGTTCCGATGGCCAACAAATGGATATGAGCAACATGGGGCATAACATGAATATGTACGATCTTTTCACGATTAACGGAAAAAGCGGAGCGGCTATTGAACCGTTAAAAGTGAAAAAAGGCGAAAAAGTGCGACTTCGTCTTGTCAATGCAGGGTACATGTCCCACAAGCTTCATTTGCATGGACATGAGTTTAAAATTGTCGCAACGGACGGCCAACCGTTAAAGAACCCGCAACCAATCAAAGATGAACTGTTGAATATCGCTCCGGGTGAGCGCTACGACATTGAGTTTATCGCCAATAACCCGGGTGAATGGTTATTAGAATGTCACGGGAATATGAAAGGTACCGATGGCATGAAAGTAAAAATTCAATACGAAGGACAAGCAAGCAACACGGACAAAGCGAACGCAAAAGAAAACCTTCCTGTTGTGGATATAACAACATACGGAAAATATGAAACAGGTCCATTTACGTTAGACCAAAAATATGATGTAGAGTACACAATGGATTTAGGAACGGCCATGGGCAAAAATGGCATGATTTTCACGATTAATGGGAAAACGTATCCTGACACAGCGCCGATCAATGTGAAGACAGGAGATTTAGTAAAAGTAAAAATAGTGAACAATTCACCGATGGATGTCCATCCGATGCATTTACATGGACATTTCTTCCAAGTGTTAAGCAAAAACGGCAAGCCAGTCACAGGCTCTCCATTGATTAAGGATTCCTTAAATGTAAACCCTGGTGAAGAATATGTCGTCGCATTTAAAGCGGATAATCCGGGAAATTGGATGTTCCATTGCCATGACTTGCACCATGCCTCAGCGGGAATGGTTACTGAAGTCAAATATGCCGATTACAAATCGGACTATACTCCAGATCCGAATGACACAACCAATAAAGGTGAATAA
- a CDS encoding IS4-like element IS5377 family transposase: MNKHTTLPNLMQKLVSDEEIQLIAEAVGYRDSSRTFTLRELIHFFLLAAMHQWKSFRHGADVGPLYGLPRFHYSTVSKKAKEVPYDIMKRLLALIISKCNRQTRRSLRFPKPLRVVDSTTVTVGKNRLPWAPYHGERAGVKLHVAYSPESSLPADVVETIGLRHDGPVGEQLTNAQQVLVEDRAYFKIERLDRFVEQHQLFVIRMKDNIELHQKKSLKRLSSTSSSVQADFTCQLGTKQCRSTKRHRVVIFRDANGRDIRVVTNLFHASAETIADMYQQRWTVEVFFRWVKQYLNVPTLFGTTENAVYNQLFAAFIAYVLLRWLYDQTKKQTNVSLSFISFVRRFFSGQLPLDWKSGMAAALFEYAQIYGRRMYNFG; encoded by the coding sequence ATGAACAAGCATACCACACTCCCGAATTTGATGCAAAAACTTGTTTCGGATGAAGAGATTCAACTGATTGCCGAAGCGGTTGGGTATCGTGATTCGTCTCGAACCTTTACGTTGCGCGAGTTGATTCACTTCTTCCTGCTGGCCGCCATGCATCAATGGAAAAGCTTTCGCCACGGAGCCGATGTGGGGCCTCTGTATGGATTGCCGCGATTCCATTATTCAACTGTATCCAAGAAAGCGAAAGAAGTTCCCTATGACATCATGAAACGCTTGTTGGCGTTGATCATTTCCAAGTGCAACCGCCAAACCCGCCGTTCGCTTCGGTTTCCCAAACCGCTTCGGGTGGTGGATTCGACGACCGTCACGGTCGGGAAAAACCGCCTGCCATGGGCGCCGTATCACGGCGAACGCGCCGGAGTGAAGCTGCACGTCGCGTATTCGCCGGAATCCTCGTTGCCGGCAGACGTGGTGGAAACCATCGGACTGCGTCATGATGGCCCGGTGGGAGAACAGTTGACGAACGCTCAACAAGTGCTGGTGGAAGACCGGGCGTATTTCAAAATCGAACGCCTCGATCGATTTGTGGAGCAGCATCAGCTCTTTGTCATTCGGATGAAGGACAACATCGAACTTCATCAGAAAAAAAGCTTGAAACGCCTTTCCAGCACATCCTCATCGGTTCAAGCCGACTTCACGTGCCAGTTGGGGACGAAACAATGCCGCTCCACCAAGCGTCACCGGGTGGTGATCTTTCGAGATGCGAATGGCCGCGACATTCGGGTCGTGACGAACCTCTTCCATGCGTCTGCGGAAACCATTGCCGACATGTACCAACAACGTTGGACTGTTGAGGTCTTTTTCCGTTGGGTGAAGCAATATCTGAATGTCCCGACCTTGTTTGGCACGACGGAAAATGCGGTATACAACCAACTGTTTGCGGCGTTCATCGCGTATGTGTTGCTGCGATGGCTGTATGATCAAACCAAAAAACAGACGAACGTCTCTCTTTCCTTCATTTCGTTCGTTCGCCGTTTTTTCTCTGGGCAGCTTCCTCTCGATTGGAAATCCGGGATGGCCGCTGCTTTGTTTGAGTATGCCCAAATTTATGGAAGGCGTATGTATAATTTTGGATAA
- a CDS encoding F510_1955 family glycosylhydrolase, translated as MTKMTKAIIITSSILLLSACSSSNEKEQAFITSKEQAKSNVSVTNNPFFKEKKEGKIEHLHGIGYAGNQHAIYFATHEGLFVYQNNKWYETISNKHDYMGFSATDDGFYSSGHPEEGSSLGNPLGLVKSFDDGQTLMNLGFYKESDFHYMTVGYKSHTIYVVNQEENKTLGQGVFYSKDDGKTWSPSQLNGLPQTAAGTIAAHPTDENMVGISTSEGIFVSRDNGNTFERFTRKINTTTFAFQEKFIVFAAVENDKPILIKQSLDTKQEEVLSVPALDEKDHIMYITSNPANDNEIVIATMNGDIFMAKNNGAIWTKLISAKFTATI; from the coding sequence ATGACAAAAATGACGAAAGCAATCATCATTACATCATCCATTCTTCTTCTAAGCGCTTGTTCATCCTCCAACGAAAAAGAGCAAGCCTTTATTACAAGCAAAGAACAAGCAAAATCGAATGTATCTGTTACCAATAATCCTTTCTTTAAAGAAAAAAAAGAAGGAAAGATCGAGCATTTGCACGGAATCGGTTATGCAGGCAACCAACATGCGATTTACTTTGCTACACATGAAGGTTTATTCGTTTACCAAAATAATAAGTGGTATGAAACGATTTCTAATAAGCATGATTATATGGGCTTTTCGGCTACAGACGACGGCTTTTATTCATCAGGGCATCCGGAAGAAGGTTCATCTTTAGGAAACCCACTTGGTCTTGTAAAAAGTTTTGATGATGGACAAACATTAATGAATTTAGGATTTTATAAAGAATCTGATTTTCATTATATGACAGTTGGCTATAAAAGCCATACCATTTATGTTGTGAACCAAGAAGAAAATAAAACGCTCGGACAAGGGGTATTTTACAGTAAAGACGACGGCAAAACGTGGTCGCCAAGTCAATTGAACGGCCTGCCGCAAACTGCAGCGGGAACGATTGCAGCCCATCCAACGGACGAAAATATGGTTGGAATTAGTACATCGGAAGGAATTTTTGTTTCAAGAGATAATGGCAATACGTTTGAACGGTTCACTCGAAAAATCAATACGACGACGTTTGCGTTTCAAGAAAAATTCATTGTATTTGCAGCTGTAGAGAACGATAAACCTATCCTAATTAAACAATCATTAGACACAAAACAAGAGGAAGTTCTTTCCGTTCCTGCATTGGATGAAAAAGATCATATCATGTATATCACTTCTAATCCAGCAAATGACAACGAAATAGTAATTGCGACGATGAACGGGGATATTTTCATGGCAAAAAATAACGGTGCAATCTGGACAAAACTAATTTCTGCAAAATTCACTGCTACAATATAA
- a CDS encoding heavy metal translocating P-type ATPase, protein MSEQRTVTMKVTGMTCAACANRIEKVLNKMDGVEANVNLAMEKATIKYDPSKQMIADIETKIENLGYGVATEKVTLDIEGMTCAACATRIEKGLHRMEGVTSATVNLATNSAVVEYKEGVTSVEDILEKIKKLGYKGQIRTEEQDDAGRKEELLKQKQRQLVISIILSLPLLYTMVAHMPFDIGLPMPHLLMNPWFQLLLATPVQFYIGGPFYVGAYRALRNKSANMDVLVALGTSAAYFYSLYEAFRTLGNPAYMPRLYFETSAVLITLVLVGKYFEALAKGRTTEAISKLLSLQAKEATVIRHGEEIKIPLEEVVIGDTIVVKPGEKIPVDGTVIAGSSSVDESMITGESIPVDKKEGDYVIGATMNTNGVLTIRAEKVGKDTALANIIKIVEEAQGSKAPIQRMADVLAGIFVPIVVGIAVVAFMIWYFFAAPGDLAKALEVAIAVLVIACPCALGLATPTSIMVGTGKGAEHGILFKGGEYLEGTHKINAVLLDKTGTVTKGKPEVTDVLSFQEHMLDYAVSAESASEHPLAHAIVEYGKKQAISPKTLERFSAITGHGIEAVIDGKNVLVGTRKLMKERSVEISVHEDKMVELEKQGKTAMLVAIDGELAGIIAVADTVKESSKEAIQTLKQMGIDVYMATGDNQRTAEAIANEVGIEHVYAEVLPEDKANIVEELQQQGKRVAMVGDGINDAPALAKADIGMAIGTGADVAIETADVTLVGGDLRHIPKAIELSRQTMKNIRQNLFWALFYNTVGIPVAAAGLLEPWIAGAAMAFSSVSVVTNALRLKRVKI, encoded by the coding sequence ATGAGTGAACAAAGAACTGTGACAATGAAGGTGACCGGCATGACATGCGCCGCGTGTGCTAATCGGATTGAGAAAGTATTAAATAAGATGGATGGAGTAGAAGCCAATGTCAATTTGGCAATGGAGAAAGCAACGATTAAATATGATCCATCGAAGCAAATGATCGCCGATATCGAAACAAAAATTGAGAATTTGGGGTATGGCGTTGCGACAGAAAAGGTGACGCTTGATATTGAAGGCATGACATGCGCAGCATGTGCGACACGCATTGAAAAAGGGTTACATCGGATGGAAGGTGTGACAAGCGCTACTGTCAACTTGGCGACAAACAGTGCGGTTGTCGAATACAAGGAAGGCGTTACATCTGTCGAAGATATTTTAGAGAAAATCAAAAAACTTGGGTACAAAGGGCAAATTCGCACCGAGGAACAAGACGATGCTGGCCGGAAAGAAGAGTTGCTTAAACAAAAACAACGGCAACTCGTTATTTCCATCATCTTATCGTTGCCGCTGCTTTATACGATGGTTGCCCATATGCCGTTTGATATCGGCTTGCCGATGCCGCATCTGTTGATGAATCCGTGGTTTCAGCTTCTTTTAGCGACACCCGTTCAGTTCTACATCGGCGGTCCTTTCTATGTCGGGGCGTACCGAGCGTTGCGAAACAAGAGCGCGAACATGGACGTCCTCGTGGCGCTTGGAACATCGGCCGCATACTTTTATAGCTTGTACGAAGCTTTTCGGACGCTTGGGAATCCTGCATATATGCCGAGATTGTATTTTGAAACGAGCGCTGTCTTGATTACGCTTGTGCTTGTCGGCAAATATTTTGAAGCGCTTGCGAAAGGGCGCACGACAGAAGCGATCTCTAAGTTGTTAAGCCTGCAGGCAAAGGAAGCGACTGTCATTCGACATGGGGAAGAAATAAAAATTCCGCTCGAGGAAGTGGTGATCGGCGATACGATCGTTGTCAAGCCGGGAGAAAAAATTCCGGTAGACGGTACGGTTATCGCTGGATCTTCTTCCGTTGACGAATCGATGATTACCGGTGAATCGATTCCGGTGGATAAGAAGGAAGGCGACTATGTGATCGGGGCGACCATGAATACAAATGGGGTGCTGACTATTCGTGCAGAAAAAGTTGGGAAAGATACTGCACTTGCCAATATCATTAAAATCGTCGAAGAGGCGCAAGGTTCGAAAGCTCCGATTCAGCGGATGGCGGATGTCCTGGCGGGTATTTTCGTACCAATTGTTGTAGGAATTGCGGTTGTTGCATTTATGATCTGGTACTTCTTTGCTGCGCCGGGTGATTTGGCAAAAGCGCTTGAAGTGGCCATCGCCGTTCTTGTCATTGCGTGTCCTTGTGCGCTCGGTCTTGCCACGCCAACGTCGATTATGGTTGGAACAGGAAAAGGAGCAGAACATGGCATTCTTTTTAAAGGAGGTGAGTACCTAGAAGGAACGCATAAAATCAACGCGGTCTTACTCGATAAAACAGGAACAGTGACAAAAGGAAAACCAGAAGTGACAGATGTGTTGTCATTCCAAGAACATATGCTTGACTATGCCGTTTCGGCCGAGAGCGCTTCGGAGCATCCGCTGGCTCATGCGATTGTTGAATACGGGAAGAAACAGGCGATTTCGCCAAAAACGTTGGAACGCTTTTCCGCCATTACCGGCCACGGAATTGAAGCTGTCATTGACGGAAAAAACGTCCTTGTTGGAACGCGAAAACTGATGAAGGAACGTTCTGTAGAGATTTCCGTGCACGAAGACAAAATGGTAGAACTTGAAAAACAAGGGAAAACTGCTATGCTTGTGGCCATCGATGGAGAGCTTGCCGGCATCATTGCGGTCGCGGATACGGTGAAAGAAAGCTCTAAAGAAGCGATTCAAACATTAAAACAAATGGGCATCGATGTATATATGGCAACAGGGGACAATCAGCGGACGGCGGAAGCGATCGCCAATGAAGTAGGCATTGAGCATGTGTACGCCGAGGTGCTCCCGGAAGACAAAGCGAACATCGTCGAGGAATTGCAGCAACAAGGGAAACGAGTGGCGATGGTTGGCGATGGGATTAACGATGCGCCGGCTTTGGCAAAAGCGGATATTGGGATGGCGATTGGCACGGGAGCCGACGTCGCCATCGAGACAGCTGATGTGACCTTGGTCGGCGGCGATTTGCGCCATATCCCGAAAGCCATTGAGTTGAGCCGCCAAACGATGAAAAACATTCGGCAAAATCTGTTCTGGGCTTTGTTCTATAATACAGTTGGCATTCCTGTAGCCGCTGCTGGACTGTTGGAACCATGGATCGCTGGGGCAGCGATGGCATTTAGCTCTGTATCGGTTGTGACAAACGCGCTTCGTTTGAAACGAGTGAAAATATAA
- a CDS encoding TVP38/TMEM64 family protein: MEEQVIALFHTYPSIAFLLSIGINIVISILGVVPSVFLTAANLAVFGFWQGTFLSFIGEAVGAIVSFLLYRKGFRKLSETKWLSDPKVKRLLEAEGVEAFSLVLSLRLFPFVPSGLVTFVAAIGRMSLLLFLVASSLGKLPALLLEAYSVYQVMNWTWQGKVISTLVSVFLFIFTWKKITQKRLKRMKKNVRNLNDTKESRP; this comes from the coding sequence ATGGAAGAGCAAGTAATTGCTTTATTTCATACGTATCCATCGATCGCTTTTCTTCTCAGCATTGGGATTAATATTGTGATTAGTATTTTAGGCGTTGTCCCGAGCGTCTTTCTCACTGCAGCTAACTTGGCGGTATTTGGTTTTTGGCAAGGCACGTTTTTATCGTTTATCGGAGAAGCAGTTGGTGCGATTGTGTCATTCTTGTTATATCGAAAAGGATTTCGCAAACTTTCGGAAACGAAATGGCTTTCCGATCCGAAAGTGAAACGTTTGCTTGAGGCAGAAGGGGTAGAAGCGTTTTCGCTTGTTTTGTCTTTGCGTCTTTTTCCTTTTGTTCCGTCGGGGCTTGTGACGTTTGTGGCAGCGATTGGACGCATGTCACTCCTTCTTTTTCTGGTCGCCAGCTCGCTCGGAAAGCTGCCAGCTCTTTTGTTAGAAGCATATTCGGTATATCAAGTGATGAATTGGACATGGCAAGGGAAAGTGATATCGACACTTGTATCTGTTTTTTTATTTATATTTACTTGGAAGAAAATCACTCAAAAAAGGCTTAAACGAATGAAAAAGAATGTGAGAAATCTAAATGATACAAAGGAGAGTCGACCATGA
- a CDS encoding sulfite exporter TauE/SafE family protein, giving the protein MYSFLSQISNLLSQPFLNMANSMTAIPILSAFILGIVGAMAPCQLTGNLGAITLYSNQSLQKGMAWKELILFIFGKIIAFSGLGLIVWLMGKEIQSTLTLYFPWLRKLIGSILILVGLYLLGLFKMYWNVTLFKVPERWRKGKIGSFFMGFGFSLAFCPTMFVLFFVTLMPLVYSTSYGVLLPSIFAVGTSVPVIFFIFVLWYLGFSGTLMKKGRQVGGIVQKAAGIVMVLLGILDTITYWF; this is encoded by the coding sequence GTGTATTCGTTCTTGAGTCAAATCAGTAACCTTCTAAGTCAACCGTTTCTCAATATGGCAAATAGCATGACAGCGATTCCTATTTTGTCAGCCTTTATCCTTGGCATCGTGGGAGCGATGGCTCCGTGTCAACTCACCGGTAACTTAGGAGCAATCACGCTATACAGTAATCAGTCTTTGCAAAAAGGAATGGCTTGGAAAGAGTTGATTTTATTCATTTTCGGTAAAATTATTGCTTTTTCCGGTTTAGGCCTGATTGTCTGGCTCATGGGGAAAGAGATTCAAAGTACGCTAACACTATACTTTCCATGGTTAAGAAAGCTTATTGGTTCCATTCTCATTCTTGTAGGCTTATATTTGCTAGGGCTTTTTAAAATGTATTGGAACGTTACCTTGTTCAAAGTGCCTGAGAGATGGCGAAAAGGAAAAATCGGTTCGTTTTTCATGGGATTTGGCTTTTCATTAGCTTTTTGTCCAACGATGTTTGTGCTGTTTTTTGTCACTCTCATGCCTCTCGTCTATTCAACGTCTTATGGGGTGCTATTACCGAGCATCTTTGCCGTTGGAACTTCTGTACCTGTTATTTTCTTTATCTTTGTCCTTTGGTACTTAGGATTTAGCGGCACTCTGATGAAAAAAGGAAGGCAAGTAGGGGGGATTGTTCAAAAAGCAGCCGGAATCGTGATGGTTTTACTTGGTATATTAGATACGATCACTTATTGGTTTTAA
- a CDS encoding metal-sensing transcriptional repressor has protein sequence MSHCEDHNMDKKMVPRTEEEIEKIVNRLKRIEGQVRGVQKMVEDNRYCIDILVQISAITAALNKVGLNLLERHVSHCVSKAIREGSGDESIRELMDVIKQFSK, from the coding sequence ATGAGTCATTGTGAAGATCACAATATGGACAAAAAAATGGTTCCGCGCACGGAAGAAGAAATTGAAAAAATTGTGAATCGCTTAAAACGGATTGAAGGACAAGTGCGCGGTGTGCAAAAAATGGTCGAAGACAATCGGTATTGCATCGATATTTTAGTGCAAATTTCCGCGATCACGGCAGCGTTAAATAAAGTAGGATTGAACTTGTTAGAACGTCATGTCAGCCATTGTGTGTCGAAAGCGATCCGCGAAGGAAGCGGGGACGAATCGATTCGCGAATTAATGGATGTCATTAAGCAATTCTCAAAGTAA
- a CDS encoding response regulator transcription factor: MYTVLLVDDEKRMLDLLELYLIPNGYRCVKCESGVAAIRYLENNKADLVLLDVMMPEMDGWETCKQIREFSNVPIIMVTARGETTEVVQGLKIGADDYITKPFNESELLARMEAVLRRSVGKQTKLEFHGLVWDEEQHKVQYAGHDIFLTPKEFAILGLFLKNPNRVFSREQLIVTLWGYNANTEERTIDSHVKNIREKLRQVGFPIDQFLQTVWGVGYKWKSK, translated from the coding sequence GTGTATACCGTTTTACTGGTGGATGATGAAAAACGAATGTTAGATTTGTTAGAGCTGTATTTAATCCCAAACGGGTATCGTTGTGTGAAATGCGAGTCAGGGGTAGCGGCAATCCGCTATTTGGAAAATAATAAAGCGGACCTCGTTTTGCTTGATGTGATGATGCCAGAGATGGACGGATGGGAAACGTGCAAACAAATACGAGAGTTTTCTAATGTTCCGATTATTATGGTCACAGCAAGAGGGGAAACGACAGAGGTTGTCCAAGGGTTGAAAATCGGAGCAGATGATTATATTACAAAACCGTTTAACGAATCGGAATTGCTTGCAAGAATGGAGGCGGTATTACGGCGTTCTGTAGGAAAACAAACGAAACTCGAGTTTCACGGCTTAGTTTGGGACGAGGAGCAGCATAAAGTCCAATATGCCGGGCACGATATTTTTCTCACGCCAAAAGAGTTTGCGATTTTAGGACTTTTTCTCAAAAATCCAAACAGAGTATTTAGCCGAGAGCAACTGATCGTGACATTATGGGGGTATAACGCTAATACAGAAGAACGGACAATTGATTCCCATGTGAAAAACATTCGCGAAAAGCTCCGCCAAGTCGGCTTTCCGATTGATCAATTTCTGCAAACCGTTTGGGGAGTAGGGTATAAATGGAAGAGCAAGTAA
- a CDS encoding SHOCT domain-containing protein, whose translation MMFGGSFMMVGIMLFWVVLIAVGFYLLYRFINDRKEELSPMEILKVRLAKGEISLEEFEQLAKKCE comes from the coding sequence ATGATGTTTGGCGGTTCTTTCATGATGGTGGGGATCATGTTATTTTGGGTTGTATTAATCGCCGTTGGTTTTTATCTCTTATATCGTTTTATCAATGATCGGAAAGAAGAACTCTCTCCGATGGAAATATTGAAAGTACGATTAGCCAAAGGAGAGATTTCTTTGGAAGAGTTTGAACAGCTAGCAAAAAAATGTGAATAA
- the copZ gene encoding copper chaperone CopZ, producing the protein MTITLQVQGMTCGHCKAAVTNALQALDGVNRVEVHLQEGTVDVDYDETKVSVEKLKEAIEEQGYDVK; encoded by the coding sequence ATGACGATTACGTTGCAAGTACAAGGCATGACATGCGGACATTGCAAAGCGGCTGTGACGAATGCACTTCAAGCGTTGGATGGCGTCAACCGTGTAGAGGTGCATTTGCAAGAAGGTACGGTTGATGTGGATTATGATGAAACAAAGGTCAGCGTAGAAAAACTGAAAGAAGCGATTGAAGAGCAAGGGTATGATGTGAAATAA